The proteins below come from a single Roseiflexus sp. RS-1 genomic window:
- a CDS encoding MerR family transcriptional regulator, producing the protein MLEQVHHLLTLSDVPRYNIKAVVQQTQVNVSTLRAWEQRYGVPRPTRSDHGHRLYSQRDIEIIKWLKQCTEEGLAISQAVALLRDISDSGNATPRAPQSQPPPPTLADAGWPDLRTQLTEALLSTNLRQAHLLVNTAVALFPIETLVLDLFYPMLVDIGERWAQGDVCVAEERVVTNFVRQRLLGLLQIHAPFAIGPRLIAGCAPEEQHEIGLIMFSLLMEQRGWELIYLGQTVSAEGLDGFLMRMAPALVCMSVSMAEHVPGLLEIARIVEGRRRHRLVFAYSGQVFDRHPELRGRIPGIFLGNDLREAVIRADDLGEEIDPERWMRQSHFFRH; encoded by the coding sequence ATGTTGGAGCAGGTCCATCACCTGCTGACGCTGTCAGACGTGCCACGCTACAATATCAAGGCAGTCGTTCAGCAGACCCAGGTCAATGTTTCGACACTACGCGCATGGGAGCAACGCTACGGCGTTCCGCGCCCGACTCGCTCCGATCACGGTCATCGGCTCTATTCGCAGCGCGATATCGAGATCATTAAGTGGCTGAAGCAGTGTACCGAGGAGGGACTGGCGATCAGTCAGGCGGTCGCACTGTTGCGCGACATCAGCGACTCAGGTAATGCTACTCCTCGCGCGCCGCAATCGCAGCCGCCTCCGCCAACACTGGCGGACGCCGGATGGCCCGATCTGCGCACACAATTGACCGAGGCGCTCCTCAGCACGAACCTGCGCCAGGCGCATTTGCTTGTCAATACCGCCGTGGCCCTCTTCCCTATCGAGACGCTGGTGCTCGATCTTTTTTATCCCATGCTGGTCGATATTGGCGAGCGCTGGGCGCAGGGGGATGTGTGCGTGGCAGAGGAGCGGGTGGTGACCAACTTCGTGCGCCAGCGCCTGCTCGGGTTGTTGCAGATCCACGCGCCGTTCGCCATCGGTCCGCGTCTGATCGCCGGGTGCGCGCCTGAAGAACAGCACGAGATCGGGTTGATTATGTTCTCGCTGCTGATGGAACAACGCGGCTGGGAACTGATCTACCTGGGGCAAACCGTGTCGGCGGAAGGACTTGATGGCTTCCTGATGCGCATGGCGCCGGCGCTTGTGTGTATGTCGGTGTCGATGGCGGAGCATGTGCCCGGTCTGCTCGAAATTGCCCGGATTGTCGAAGGTCGCCGTCGCCATCGCCTGGTGTTCGCCTATAGCGGTCAGGTGTTTGATCGCCATCCTGAGCTTCGCGGTCGCATTCCCGGTATCTTTCTCGGCAATGACCTGCGCGAAGCGGTTATCCGGGCGGATGATCTCGGTGAAGAGATCGATCCAGAACGCTGGATGCGACAGTCGCACTTCTTTCGCCATTGA
- a CDS encoding transglutaminase family protein, producing MYYHIRHLTRFRYSAPVSESVMEVRMQPRSDGSQRLHTFQMTTIPRATLFSYRDVLGNVVHHFDVPGRHKLLTIIAEALVEALEPPPLPPLDSDAWLALDALAASGEQWEMLQPSRFAYASDLLRSFADELKMQRGSDPLTTLCWLTGRIYHAFEYAPGSTHVHSPVDDALRTRRGVCQDFAHIMIALARMLGIPCRYVSGYLFHRAEDHDRSEADATHAWVEALLPGVGWVGFDPTNNLIAGARHIRVAIGRDYADVPPSRGVYKGQATSELDVAVRVTLVATPAETADDTTPEWRAVERSFIAEAEAQQMQAQQ from the coding sequence ATGTACTATCACATTCGCCATCTGACCCGGTTCCGTTACAGCGCGCCCGTCAGCGAAAGCGTGATGGAAGTGCGTATGCAACCGCGCAGCGATGGTTCCCAGCGTCTCCATACGTTTCAAATGACGACGATACCGCGCGCAACGCTGTTCAGTTACCGCGACGTTCTTGGGAATGTGGTACATCACTTCGATGTGCCCGGTCGCCACAAATTGCTGACAATCATCGCTGAAGCGCTGGTGGAAGCGCTTGAACCGCCGCCGCTGCCCCCGCTCGACAGCGATGCCTGGCTCGCCCTCGATGCACTTGCTGCCAGCGGCGAACAGTGGGAGATGCTCCAGCCCAGCCGTTTTGCATATGCAAGTGACCTGCTGCGCTCATTTGCGGATGAATTGAAGATGCAGCGCGGCAGTGATCCGCTGACAACCCTCTGCTGGCTCACCGGGCGCATCTACCACGCCTTCGAATACGCACCCGGCAGCACCCATGTGCACTCGCCGGTCGACGACGCCCTGCGCACCCGACGCGGCGTCTGTCAGGATTTCGCGCATATTATGATCGCACTGGCGCGCATGTTGGGCATTCCGTGTCGCTACGTCAGCGGCTATCTTTTTCACCGTGCTGAAGACCATGATCGCTCCGAGGCGGACGCGACCCATGCCTGGGTGGAAGCCCTGCTGCCCGGTGTGGGATGGGTGGGGTTCGATCCGACGAACAACCTGATAGCCGGTGCACGCCACATTCGCGTGGCTATCGGGCGCGACTATGCCGATGTTCCGCCGTCGCGCGGAGTGTACAAAGGTCAGGCAACGAGCGAACTCGATGTGGCGGTGCGTGTCACCCTGGTTGCAACGCCTGCGGAGACAGCCGACGACACAACGCCTGAATGGCGCGCGGTCGAGCGTTCGTTCATCGCTGAAGCGGAGGCGCAGCAGATGCAGGCGCAGCAATAG
- a CDS encoding IS5-like element ISRfsp3 family transposase (programmed frameshift) — MCKYRSIIENPEKLRSMTGLTVEEFHALVPIFHAAFEAYMKRRTIDGRVRYCRRYVSYANSPLPTTEDKLLFILTYLKQNPTQVMHGHLFQMSQSNVSKWVHLLHGALNYALSQQNLLPARTADDLARRLQEEPSCEEPSCEEPSCEEPSCEEPSCEEPSCEEPSCEEPSHATKAPPFFIHDGVERPIRRPSDKVDRELYYSGKKKRHTLKNVLIIDEFGSIHFLSDTYEGRVHDKCIADEAGYTLPNASILYQDAGFQGFTLPGVQIMQPKKKPRNGTLTPQEKEENRRISSVRVRIEHVIGDIKRYRIIHDIIRFSCSEFRDMVMETCCGLHNFRIWLKRKKQSKNQNES, encoded by the exons ATGTGTAAGTATCGATCCATTATCGAAAATCCGGAGAAATTACGCTCTATGACCGGACTGACCGTTGAAGAGTTCCACGCGCTGGTTCCGATCTTCCACGCCGCATTTGAAGCGTATATGAAACGTCGCACGATTGATGGCCGCGTCCGATATTGTCGTCGCTACGTCTCGTATGCAAACTCGCCGCTTCCGACAACAGAAGATAAATTGCTCTTTATTTTGACCTACTTAAAACAAAACCCAACGCAAGTGATGCACGGACACCTCTTTCAAATGAGCCAATCAAACGTAAGCAAATGGGTGCATCTTTTGCACGGAGCGCTGAACTATGCGCTTTCACAGCAAAATCTCCTGCCTGCGCGCACTGCCGACGACCTGGCGAGGCGATTGCAGGAAGAACCGTCGTGTGAAGAACCGTCGTGTGAAGAACCGTCGTGTGAAGAACCGTCGTGTGAAGAACCGTCGTGTGAAGAACCGTCGTGTGAAGAACCGTCGTGTGAAGAACCGTCGCATGCGACAAAAGCGCCCCCCT TTTTTATCCATGACGGCGTAGAACGTCCCATTCGCCGTCCAAGCGACAAAGTCGACCGGGAGTTGTATTACAGCGGTAAGAAGAAACGACATACGCTTAAGAACGTTCTCATCATTGATGAGTTTGGCTCTATTCACTTTTTGAGTGACACCTACGAAGGAAGGGTCCACGATAAATGTATTGCGGATGAAGCGGGATACACCCTTCCAAACGCGAGCATTCTCTATCAAGACGCCGGATTTCAAGGATTTACCCTGCCTGGCGTCCAGATTATGCAGCCAAAGAAGAAGCCGCGCAATGGAACCCTCACGCCGCAGGAAAAGGAGGAAAACCGGCGTATCTCATCCGTTCGCGTTCGTATTGAACATGTTATCGGCGATATCAAGCGGTATCGAATCATTCACGACATTATCCGCTTCAGTTGTTCCGAATTTCGGGATATGGTCATGGAAACATGTTGCGGGCTGCATAACTTCCGAATTTGGCTGAAACGCAAAAAGCAGTCCAAAAATCAAAACGAATCTTGA
- a CDS encoding alpha-E domain-containing protein: protein MTKTPMLSRVADSLFWMARYLERAEHTARLLDVHLHSALDLTPTAAERRWRRLLLALHSQPPAAGVTPYAITQALTFDMSNSDSIAACITTARDNARQVRERISSEMWEQVNRLYLQIRHTSMEEMWSGEPHLFFRSVKEGVHLFQGITDATLSHDEGWWFIQIGRYLERAMATAALLDVHFCSLEGSDAEMLDYFEWVALLKSCTAFEAYCKVYTASIRPEDVAEFLLLNAEFPRSIRFAADMIQEAAQSIGRSSAHRATARVERLAGRLRAVLDYGQVDEIMTDMHTFLMSIRRMCVQVHDEIYRACISYPADEALKGEGVP from the coding sequence ATGACTAAAACGCCAATGCTCAGCCGGGTCGCCGACAGTCTCTTCTGGATGGCGCGCTATCTGGAGCGTGCCGAACACACGGCGCGCCTGCTTGATGTGCATTTGCATAGCGCGCTCGATCTGACGCCAACCGCCGCCGAGCGGCGCTGGCGTCGCCTGCTGCTGGCGTTGCACAGCCAGCCGCCCGCTGCTGGCGTCACTCCCTATGCGATCACCCAGGCATTGACCTTCGATATGTCCAACAGCGACTCGATCGCGGCATGTATTACGACGGCGCGCGACAATGCCCGTCAGGTGCGTGAGCGCATCAGTTCCGAAATGTGGGAGCAGGTCAACCGCCTCTATCTCCAGATTCGTCATACCTCAATGGAAGAGATGTGGTCGGGTGAACCGCACCTCTTTTTTCGATCGGTCAAAGAAGGCGTTCACCTGTTTCAGGGCATCACCGATGCAACCCTGAGCCATGATGAGGGATGGTGGTTCATTCAGATCGGGCGGTATCTTGAGCGCGCCATGGCGACCGCAGCGTTGCTCGATGTTCATTTCTGTTCGCTCGAAGGATCGGACGCTGAGATGCTCGATTACTTCGAGTGGGTCGCTCTGTTGAAGAGTTGCACGGCGTTCGAGGCGTACTGTAAAGTGTACACTGCCAGCATTCGTCCTGAGGATGTTGCCGAGTTCCTGTTGCTGAATGCCGAGTTCCCGCGTTCGATCCGCTTTGCCGCCGATATGATCCAGGAAGCGGCGCAGTCCATCGGTCGCTCCAGCGCCCACCGCGCTACTGCACGCGTCGAACGCCTTGCCGGTCGTCTGCGCGCAGTACTTGATTATGGTCAGGTGGATGAGATTATGACCGATATGCACACATTTCTGATGTCCATTCGTCGTATGTGCGTCCAGGTGCACGATGAGATCTATCGGGCGTGCATCAGTTATCCGGCGGATGAAGCGTTGAAGGGCGAAGGCGTTCCCTGA
- a CDS encoding circularly permuted type 2 ATP-grasp protein translates to MFTSYDIDIAWDEMFTADGRPRPHYLPLYERLTTLSAEELYRRQQAADAAFLNQGITFAVYGHGDGTEKIFPYDLIPRIIPAAEWSVIERGLTQRITALNMFLRDVYHEGRILADNVVPRELVYSCAYYRREMRGVRVPRDVYIAIVGTDLVRDADGRFLVLEDNLRVPSGVSYMLVNRQVMKRTFPTLFERYNVRPTDHYGQALLETLRALDPLQRPDPTIVLLTPGVYNSAYFEHTFLARQMGVQLVEGRDLLVHDNRVYMRTTAGLQRVDVIYRRLDDDFLDPLAFRPDSALGVAGLFNAYRAGNVGLANAIGTGIADDKAIYAYVPRIIRYYLGEDPILPNVETYLACNETDRRYILDNLDKLVIKAVGESGGYGMLIGPHSTREQHEEFRRRILAAPRNYIAQPTIMLSRAACFVDGRVEPRHVDLRPYILYGEKIVIVPGGLTRVALRRGSLVVNSSQGGGSKDTWVLND, encoded by the coding sequence ATGTTTACCTCATACGATATTGACATTGCCTGGGACGAAATGTTCACTGCCGATGGGCGCCCGCGCCCGCATTACCTCCCCCTGTACGAGCGACTGACAACGCTCTCCGCCGAGGAGCTCTATCGACGGCAGCAGGCGGCTGATGCCGCATTCCTCAACCAGGGCATCACGTTTGCAGTATACGGTCATGGCGATGGCACAGAGAAAATTTTTCCCTACGATCTGATCCCGCGCATCATTCCTGCGGCGGAATGGTCGGTGATCGAGCGTGGTCTGACGCAGCGTATCACCGCGCTGAACATGTTTCTGCGTGATGTGTACCACGAAGGGCGCATCCTCGCAGATAACGTCGTTCCGCGCGAACTGGTCTACAGTTGCGCCTACTACCGGCGTGAAATGCGGGGCGTGCGGGTTCCGCGCGATGTCTATATTGCGATTGTCGGAACCGATCTCGTGCGCGATGCCGATGGGCGTTTTCTGGTGCTCGAAGACAATCTGCGCGTGCCCAGCGGCGTGTCGTATATGCTGGTCAATCGTCAGGTGATGAAGCGCACCTTCCCGACGCTGTTCGAGCGCTACAATGTCCGTCCAACCGACCATTACGGTCAGGCGTTGCTGGAAACACTGCGTGCTCTCGATCCGCTGCAACGACCGGACCCCACGATTGTGCTGCTTACACCCGGCGTCTACAATTCAGCATATTTCGAGCACACGTTCCTGGCGCGTCAGATGGGGGTGCAACTGGTCGAAGGGCGCGACCTGCTCGTCCACGATAACCGGGTGTATATGCGCACCACAGCAGGATTGCAACGTGTCGATGTCATTTACCGTCGTCTCGACGATGATTTTCTCGATCCGCTGGCATTTCGACCCGACTCGGCGCTTGGCGTGGCGGGGCTGTTCAATGCCTATCGTGCCGGGAATGTGGGTCTGGCAAATGCCATCGGCACCGGCATTGCCGATGACAAGGCGATCTATGCGTATGTGCCGCGCATCATTCGTTATTACCTGGGTGAAGATCCAATCCTGCCGAATGTCGAGACGTATCTGGCGTGCAATGAAACTGATCGGCGCTATATCCTCGACAACCTGGACAAACTTGTTATCAAGGCGGTCGGTGAGTCGGGCGGCTATGGGATGCTGATAGGTCCGCACAGCACCCGTGAGCAGCACGAGGAGTTTCGGCGTCGGATCCTTGCAGCGCCACGCAACTACATCGCGCAACCGACCATCATGCTTTCCCGTGCCGCCTGTTTTGTTGACGGGCGGGTGGAGCCGCGCCATGTTGATCTGCGCCCCTACATCCTGTATGGCGAGAAGATCGTCATTGTGCCGGGGGGGCTGACGCGGGTGGCATTGCGGCGCGGGTCGCTGGTCGTCAATTCATCGCAGGGTGGCGGAAGCAAAGATACCTGGGTGCTCAATGACTAA
- a CDS encoding sensor histidine kinase, whose amino-acid sequence MDTTLALADAYQRLLGELSRRLGAARAELLLRIDPRLPAQVVARCENASIPAGAAQTLEIPISEGAIEVGRLRIEFAPTSPLPQPSELSMAQALVELATLLVEDRHQHTWGLQLQAGRRMLAVTEEELQRIILDIHDGPVQKLFAVSSHLALVQARLEEHGDTALRREIEPIIERMNGLMESALQEIRATLSGFRLAEFEMRPLPSVLRGLAMQHEALTGNQVALEIENELPPVELPVKIALYRVLQEALSNSYRHAGVDRHEVRVRAHEGWIELIVVDEGRGFDPPPLEGPGATERQEHIGLRGMRERVHLVGGQLQVLSRPGHGTRVIVRVPAKEAV is encoded by the coding sequence ATGGACACGACGCTTGCGCTGGCAGATGCCTATCAGCGCCTGCTGGGTGAACTGAGCCGTCGTCTGGGTGCTGCCCGGGCGGAACTTTTGCTGCGGATCGATCCGCGCCTGCCAGCTCAGGTTGTTGCGCGGTGCGAGAATGCCAGCATCCCCGCCGGTGCCGCTCAAACGCTGGAAATACCGATCAGCGAAGGCGCCATCGAAGTCGGGCGTCTGCGGATCGAGTTCGCTCCCACGTCGCCGCTGCCGCAACCATCAGAACTGAGTATGGCGCAGGCGCTGGTTGAACTGGCCACTCTGCTGGTCGAGGATCGCCATCAGCACACGTGGGGTCTGCAATTGCAAGCCGGACGGCGGATGCTTGCAGTGACCGAGGAAGAACTCCAGCGTATTATTCTCGACATCCACGACGGTCCGGTTCAAAAACTCTTCGCCGTTTCATCCCATCTGGCGCTGGTTCAGGCGCGTCTGGAAGAGCACGGCGACACAGCGCTGCGCCGGGAGATCGAACCGATCATCGAGCGTATGAACGGGTTGATGGAGAGCGCACTGCAGGAGATCCGGGCGACGTTGAGCGGTTTTCGCCTGGCTGAGTTTGAGATGCGACCGCTGCCATCCGTCCTGCGCGGGCTTGCGATGCAACACGAGGCGTTGACCGGTAACCAGGTGGCGCTGGAGATCGAAAATGAACTGCCGCCGGTGGAACTGCCGGTCAAGATTGCGCTGTACCGTGTGCTGCAGGAGGCGCTGTCGAACAGTTACCGGCATGCTGGCGTTGATCGCCATGAGGTGCGCGTTCGAGCGCACGAGGGCTGGATCGAACTCATTGTTGTTGATGAAGGTCGCGGATTCGATCCGCCGCCGCTGGAAGGACCTGGCGCAACCGAACGGCAGGAACACATTGGACTGCGAGGTATGCGCGAGCGCGTCCATCTGGTTGGCGGGCAATTGCAGGTCCTGAGTCGGCCAGGGCACGGGACGCGCGTGATTGTGCGGGTGCCGGCGAAGGAGGCAGTATGA
- a CDS encoding response regulator transcription factor has product MTDLNRPIRVVLADDHELVLEGLRGLLERENDMTVVATATDGESLLALIESERPDVVVMDLAMPTRDGLSCLREIRRRGMPVKIVILTAFGDGGALQSAWELQADGFALKTDPPRQTIATIRNVAHGQIVFPRVVRQAADPSQTQHTSLLARLTQRERDVLRLLAEGMPNAQIAERLVVQESTVKYHLQNIFQKLGVTNRTEAAQVYYREGGER; this is encoded by the coding sequence ATGACCGATCTCAATCGTCCGATTCGAGTCGTCCTTGCTGACGACCACGAACTGGTGCTCGAAGGATTGCGCGGTCTGCTGGAACGTGAAAATGATATGACGGTGGTCGCCACTGCAACCGATGGCGAGTCGCTCCTCGCACTCATCGAGAGCGAACGACCGGATGTGGTGGTGATGGATCTGGCGATGCCCACCCGTGATGGACTGTCATGCCTGCGCGAGATCCGTCGGCGCGGCATGCCGGTCAAGATTGTGATTCTGACCGCCTTTGGCGATGGAGGAGCATTGCAGTCGGCGTGGGAGTTGCAGGCGGATGGGTTTGCGCTGAAGACCGATCCGCCTCGCCAGACGATTGCGACGATCCGCAACGTGGCGCATGGGCAGATTGTGTTTCCGCGCGTGGTGCGCCAGGCTGCCGATCCATCGCAGACGCAGCATACCAGTCTGCTCGCGCGTCTCACTCAGCGCGAGCGCGATGTGTTGCGCCTGCTCGCAGAAGGCATGCCAAACGCCCAGATCGCCGAACGACTGGTGGTGCAGGAGAGCACGGTGAAATATCATTTGCAGAATATCTTCCAGAAACTGGGGGTTACCAATCGCACGGAGGCGGCGCAGGTGTACTACCGCGAAGGCGGGGAACGTTGA
- a CDS encoding ABC transporter permease — MNAVLTITWLTFHEARRRRMVLAALIIGALFVALFGIGVWLIAREMERNAPLAIQRQAQSFLLIAGLYVVHFLTIMLAIFASVDTVAGEISTHTIQALVTRPIRRWQTLLGKWIGFALMLTGYLGLLSLGVVAAMWLIVGYWPPNVAVGLPLLALEALTLLSLSLLGGTRLSTLTNGVALFLLYGLAFIGSWVEQIGALLQSSDAVRIGIITSLLLPVEALWRRVAYLMQPPLANNLPGPFSTASVPSEAMVIYAVVYAAVALLLAMRSFGQRDL; from the coding sequence ATGAATGCAGTTCTGACCATCACGTGGTTAACCTTTCACGAAGCGCGGCGGCGACGTATGGTGCTGGCGGCGCTGATCATTGGCGCTCTGTTTGTGGCGTTGTTTGGCATCGGCGTGTGGCTGATTGCCCGCGAAATGGAACGGAACGCGCCACTGGCGATCCAGCGTCAGGCGCAGAGTTTCCTGCTGATCGCCGGTCTCTATGTGGTCCACTTCCTGACGATTATGCTGGCAATTTTCGCCTCAGTCGATACAGTTGCTGGCGAAATCTCGACGCATACCATCCAGGCGCTGGTGACACGCCCGATCCGCCGCTGGCAGACGCTGCTTGGCAAATGGATCGGCTTTGCCCTTATGCTGACGGGGTACCTGGGGCTGCTGAGCCTTGGCGTCGTTGCTGCGATGTGGCTGATCGTCGGATACTGGCCCCCCAATGTTGCAGTCGGGCTGCCGTTGCTGGCGCTTGAAGCCCTGACTCTCCTCTCTCTCTCGCTCCTTGGCGGCACGCGCCTCTCGACGCTGACGAATGGCGTGGCGCTCTTTTTGCTCTATGGGCTGGCGTTCATTGGCTCGTGGGTCGAACAGATCGGCGCGCTGCTGCAATCGAGCGATGCGGTGCGGATCGGCATTATTACCAGTCTGCTGTTGCCGGTTGAGGCGCTGTGGCGACGCGTTGCCTATCTGATGCAACCGCCGCTGGCGAATAATCTCCCCGGACCGTTTTCAACCGCTTCCGTCCCCAGTGAGGCGATGGTTATCTACGCTGTGGTGTACGCTGCCGTTGCGCTGCTACTGGCGATGCGTTCGTTTGGACAACGCGACCTCTGA
- the rbsK gene encoding ribokinase has translation MAVVVFGSINMDLVVRTPRLPTPGETLTGHTFFTAPGGKGANQAVACARLGVPTRMVGRVGDDLFGEQLRASLRSFGVQDDGVLTTPGPSGVALIAVDDTAENTIVIVPGANGAVSIADIPRLERALDGARALLLQLEVPIETVVAAARAAHTRGVTVILDPAPALPLPDELYALADIITPNEHEATTLTGIAVHDDQGAIAAARALIARGARRVALKLGACGALTADAEGEQFWSPFTVTPVDTVAAGDAFNGGLAVALSEGRSFDEAIRWGLAAGALSVTRHGAQPSMPERNEVLTLLAQEHL, from the coding sequence GTGGCGGTTGTTGTCTTCGGCAGCATCAACATGGATCTGGTGGTACGCACACCGCGCCTGCCGACGCCCGGTGAAACGCTGACCGGTCATACGTTCTTCACCGCGCCTGGCGGCAAAGGCGCAAACCAGGCGGTCGCCTGCGCCCGGCTCGGCGTGCCAACCCGCATGGTCGGTCGCGTCGGCGATGATCTGTTCGGCGAACAATTGCGCGCCAGCCTTCGCTCCTTTGGGGTGCAGGATGATGGCGTTCTGACAACGCCTGGTCCGTCAGGAGTGGCGCTGATCGCTGTCGATGACACAGCAGAGAACACAATTGTGATCGTTCCAGGCGCCAATGGCGCTGTCAGCATCGCAGATATTCCACGGCTGGAACGGGCGCTTGATGGCGCCCGCGCGCTCCTGCTGCAACTCGAAGTGCCGATTGAAACGGTCGTTGCGGCGGCACGCGCTGCGCACACGCGCGGAGTGACGGTCATTCTCGATCCGGCGCCGGCATTGCCGCTGCCTGACGAACTGTATGCGCTGGCGGACATCATAACCCCCAATGAACACGAAGCGACGACCCTCACCGGTATCGCCGTTCATGATGACCAGGGAGCAATCGCAGCAGCGCGCGCCTTGATCGCACGTGGCGCCCGCAGAGTGGCGCTCAAACTCGGCGCCTGCGGTGCGCTGACTGCCGATGCCGAAGGTGAGCAGTTCTGGTCTCCCTTCACCGTCACACCGGTCGATACGGTCGCTGCCGGTGATGCATTCAACGGCGGGCTGGCGGTTGCCTTGAGCGAGGGGCGTTCCTTCGATGAAGCCATACGCTGGGGACTGGCAGCAGGAGCGCTGTCGGTTACCAGACATGGCGCACAACCATCGATGCCGGAACGGAACGAAGTGCTGACCCTGCTTGCACAGGAGCATCTGTGA
- a CDS encoding HAD family hydrolase → MTLKALIFDFDGLILDTETPDFIVLSEQYRRYGADLRPERWMHGLGTTDGYDPYGELESLTGVILDREALRREHRERYVALCAQQPLQPGVRELIVAARKRGIRLAVASSASREWVEGWLEHHRIRDSFHCVRTRSDGLRVKPAPDLFLSAAACLDVAPESCVVLEDSPNGMRAAEAAGMRCIAVPVALLDALPLPPHTLRLRSLADLPPEQLLDLLAREN, encoded by the coding sequence GTGACACTCAAAGCGTTGATTTTCGACTTCGATGGACTGATCCTTGATACTGAAACGCCGGATTTCATCGTCCTGAGTGAACAGTACCGCCGGTATGGCGCGGATCTTCGTCCTGAACGATGGATGCACGGGCTTGGCACAACCGATGGCTACGATCCCTACGGCGAACTTGAGTCATTGACGGGCGTCATCCTTGATCGTGAAGCATTGCGACGCGAACATCGTGAACGTTATGTCGCACTATGCGCACAGCAACCGCTTCAACCTGGCGTGCGCGAGTTGATCGTCGCAGCCCGTAAACGCGGTATCCGCCTGGCAGTCGCATCAAGCGCGTCGCGCGAGTGGGTCGAGGGATGGCTCGAACATCACCGAATACGAGACAGTTTCCATTGCGTGCGCACCCGGAGCGATGGGTTGCGGGTCAAACCCGCTCCTGATCTGTTCCTGAGCGCTGCCGCCTGCCTCGATGTGGCGCCAGAATCCTGCGTCGTGCTGGAAGACTCTCCGAACGGCATGCGCGCTGCGGAAGCGGCAGGTATGCGCTGTATCGCAGTTCCGGTCGCGCTGCTCGACGCGCTGCCATTGCCGCCCCATACCCTGCGCCTGCGTTCACTGGCAGACCTGCCGCCTGAACAATTGCTCGACCTGCTGGCGCGTGAGAACTGA
- a CDS encoding CidA/LrgA family protein: MTVLLVCQLAGEVTARALNLPAPGPVLGMLLLFGMLLWRGAPDWLDQVGQGLLRLLPLFFVPAGVGIMNHVQLMQSEWLALVAILLISTVVTMITTAGALLILVRLTGRRKEHKGAAERY; this comes from the coding sequence ATGACCGTTCTTCTCGTCTGTCAACTCGCAGGCGAGGTTACCGCGCGGGCGCTCAACCTGCCAGCGCCTGGACCGGTACTCGGAATGCTGCTTCTGTTCGGTATGCTGCTGTGGCGCGGCGCGCCAGACTGGCTCGATCAGGTCGGGCAGGGGCTGCTGCGTCTGCTGCCACTCTTCTTCGTACCGGCCGGGGTCGGCATCATGAACCATGTCCAACTGATGCAGTCCGAATGGCTGGCACTCGTGGCAATCCTGTTGATCAGCACCGTCGTCACCATGATAACGACTGCCGGCGCACTGCTGATCCTCGTGCGGTTGACCGGACGCAGAAAGGAACACAAAGGTGCAGCCGAACGTTACTGA
- a CDS encoding LrgB family protein, which translates to MQPNVTDIWVYLAQTPLLWLTATLLVYYLTDLAYQRVGQWPLANPVLLSVVLLVVFLTVTGTPYQRYFDGAQFVHFLLGPTTVALALPLWRYAGRLRRMLLPLSGALLIGSLTSILSVVAIGRPMGVSEVTLRSLAPKSVTTPIAMGISEQIGGLPSLTAVLVIVTGIIGAVIAQELFDRLRVDDQAARGLAIGVASHGIGTARALQMHAEAGAFAGLAMGLNGALTTLLAPLLARLLGL; encoded by the coding sequence GTGCAGCCGAACGTTACTGACATCTGGGTCTACCTGGCGCAGACCCCGCTCCTCTGGCTGACCGCCACACTCCTGGTCTATTATCTGACAGATCTGGCGTATCAGCGGGTTGGGCAATGGCCTCTGGCAAATCCGGTTCTTCTCTCGGTTGTTCTCCTGGTTGTCTTCCTGACCGTGACCGGCACACCCTATCAGCGCTACTTTGATGGCGCTCAGTTCGTCCATTTCCTGCTCGGCCCGACGACCGTAGCGCTGGCGTTGCCGCTCTGGCGCTACGCCGGTCGATTGCGCCGCATGCTGCTGCCGCTCAGCGGTGCGCTTCTGATCGGTTCGCTCACATCTATCCTATCGGTGGTCGCCATCGGTCGTCCCATGGGTGTATCGGAAGTCACGCTGCGTTCCCTGGCGCCCAAGTCGGTCACAACACCGATTGCAATGGGCATCTCCGAACAGATCGGCGGGCTGCCATCGCTGACGGCGGTGCTGGTGATCGTCACCGGCATCATTGGCGCGGTCATCGCACAAGAGTTGTTCGACCGCCTGCGAGTAGACGATCAGGCGGCGCGTGGTCTGGCGATCGGGGTTGCGTCGCACGGGATCGGTACGGCGCGCGCATTGCAGATGCACGCCGAGGCTGGTGCGTTTGCAGGGCTGGCAATGGGGTTGAATGGCGCATTGACCACGTTGCTGGCGCCGCTGCTGGCGAGACTGCTGGGTTTGTAA